The DNA sequence CAAATGCTTTTTCCCAAGTGCAGTTCTTAAGAGTATCCTTGCAAAAGCAGGGACCACTTCTCTTGACAAGCTAACATTTAGCAACACTACCCCTTTAATTGTAACCTGAATTGCATAACAAAAgatatttttaaaatattttacaGAACTTAAAATCATTTGCATAATGGGAAGTATATGAAAAAGAATATCACCTTCCCCTTTCTAGTAAAGGGTAGTAACACTTCTATCTCTTCCTATGGCCCCTTCGTTATCCATCACATTATAAGCCACCTTGAGTGGAAGCCTTGGATTACTATATTACCCAAAACTAACAACTCCTATCACATTATAAGCCACCTGGAGTGGAAGCCTTTTACTGAGTAATCATGTACTCTGAACTAACAATTCCTAGCCAACTTCAGCAATATTGGACAAATAACAAagaaattttggagaaaacaTATTAATCAAACAAAAGCATTCAGTTCATATGTGGCCCCTTATCCAATCACATTATATAACACAGCTGGTGTGGAAGACTTGGAGAACTATTGCCACAAAATTATGTAGCATTTTATTAACTAAACATATACTCCAAACTACAAATTTCTAGCTAACTTCAATTATGTTCACAGTTGGCCacagaaaagaatttaaaagtGATATCAATCAAACAAAAGGACTCAAGTCACTCAACTCATCCACGGTGACGAGCATATGCCAAAAATCACAAGGCTATAATCCTGATAAATTCTTTTATGATATTTGAGGGGAAAGATCACAAGCTCAGTTACTAATTAAGTACTGATTCAGGGATATTTCTTGGAAAGGCAAAGAAGCATAAAGTCATCCGACTAGTTTAAACAATATCTggtaagaaaaccaaaaaggcATACTCACGTTGAAAGAATTTGATGATGCTTGTACTTTTTGCGCCGCCATCAAAGCCAGAAGACCTCCATCATCATGACCAATAAGCACCACTGACGAAAACCCCATTTCAgagcagaaagaaagaagcagATCAACCTGAAAGATGAATTCAACAAATATAAGAtctacaaggaaacatgaaccGTGTAAAAGCCATATATGGAAGGAACCATATGAGCAATAAAGCAGCAATGCAGTACCGTGTTTAGTAGGTGGATAAATAGTGACTGAAATGTCACAGTTACTAATGCAACTGTGACTGAAATCTCACTGTTTTTCTAAATGTCACCTCATTTAGAAAAACTGTTTGCTACATTAGCCTACAGCCTACAAAACAAAGTGGATAAATAGTGACTGAAACACACCCACTTTCCACTTACTTCACCCTACAGTACATATTTAGGGCAAGGAACAATCGCTTGACCCAGAGGGTGGTAAACATCAGCTATGCAGCTAAACGTGCTGCCTGTCCCCTTTCCATTGCTAAATCTCTCATCTGATCAGTGTAGTGTTGCAAGATCATATTCAAACAGATCTCTCATCTGACCAATCAGTACTAATGTTTATCTGCCACAATTGTACTGCAACGCACAAGTCTACTCGTAGAAATAAAATTCAAGAAATATGACTACAGGACTTTGTAGTAAGTAGTGTCTGCTCCCGTTCCCTTATCCCCTTTATATTTCTCTTCCCATTTccgaaaagaaaaagataagatTCTGACCCAACTACAACAGTGTTCATGAACCTCTGCTGGACACATACCCAATTCAAGGGGGTAAGGTACATGGAAGTTATGAAAGAGTAACTAAAAGTGATAGCCATTTACCTGAGATTCAAGTTTATAAGGATTAGGCATTTCTTTATCCTCCCAATCTTCCTGCCGCAGCCTTGAGGTTAGGCCCCAACCAGGTCGATCAAAAGCAGCAACTGTGCAACCCACCTGCCGAGCCAGCGTCCCCATCACATGCCTCCATGAGAAGACTCCTCCACCAAACCCATGCACTAACACAATACCAAACTGACCACTGCCTTCCATGTCTTTGTTTGGATTCCTAGAATTTAGTTTACCACCCTCATCCTCTTCACCAGCATCAGCCAGTCTTAAGACAGGAATTTCTTCAGAAAGAGCAGGAGAAGCTGTAGAACCATCCAATAATGGTATATATAGAGAAGATCCATGAAATTGGTTGCTGTAGCTCCTGTGGAGATGATTTTGGCCTTTAGATAACGAACTTAACGGATGCCTATCTAGTTTTGGCCTTCCCATAGCTGTTTTAGGGGAGCTGCAGCTTAGATTTGACTCAAGAAATGCAACGGATGATAAGGAACGAGGTGGTGAACCAGGCAAGCTAATCTTGTAATGAAGAGTCAGCCCCTGGCATGTGATGAATAAGCTGTCAATGTCAGCAACTACTCTGACTGGGAGTTCCCCTTCTTCTCTAGCTGTAGCAAAAGGCTTGCGCCTCATTTCACTGTCACTTTTTGGGGTCTTTCCTCCCGAGGGAGTGGGAGATCTTGGGACCTTCTGATAGCCAGAGAAAACATTTTTGCATGAAAGAACCTGTCAATTTGATAAATAAAGTTTTATCACAAACTAGTAAAAGCGACAGTCATTGTTGGATAATTAGTACTATACAAGCAAGTGCAACAAAAAGTAGAAGAGGCCTATTATCAAGGAAGAAAACTCGATGTAGGAAAGAATATGTTCATTTTTATAAAGAAAGAATTTTGAACAAATAGAGAAGTGTTCAAGCAACTGCAATGAAGTGTAGAAGAGGCTTGTTAACCAGGAAAATAATTTGATTCATTGAAAAAATATATCTATTATCTAAAGAAATTACATTAGCAAATATTCCATTTAGATCTGAAATATATATTATACGATGCTAAACCCAGATGGATCCATGCAAACACACAGAAACACAATTCAGAGAAAGAATAACTCTTCTGCATTTAAAGGCATATTTGAGTTTAAAACAAGCAAAATCAAACAGAAACCTTATGCAAACTTACAGCTTCTGGATCAACTCTGTGAAACAGGAGCTTTCTCCTTGCTCTGCAACTTGTTCTATATGCAACCACAGTATGTCCAAGGGCAAAAACTACTGATGAGAGAAACAGAACAGGCATTCCCCATGACTTCTTCAAATGGAGCTTCTGCCTTGAGAGGGAAGATGAAGCTTCAGCCTCAATTTGAGAATTTACAGTGAAAACGCAAACTTTGACTGAAAGAACAAGAATTGAGGTAAAGGAACAGAGAGTCACAGTTCCAAGGTATGGACCGTGTGATAGAGAAGGGCCATCGCACATGGAATACACACCTGCAATCATGAAGCTATTCATGAGGAAATTTTCAATAAAGCTCAAATTTTAATTAAACATTTGAAATAACTGCCATGTCTTTGTTCATCAAACACTACTCTGCCAACATTGGGTTATAAATAAAACAGTTATGCAGTCActggaaaacaaaaaaccagCATCTACTAAGCCAAATACTTAAACAAAGCTCAACTAAGTTAGAATCATGCGTTTTCCTCCCATTCCCAGAGAAACTGATATTCAGGAACTTCTCATCAGATAGCAAGTATAAGCTCAAATTTTAGAAATTACACCACACTTACTTCATGCTCATTTCCTTAATATTCACAACATCCAAGACATCAACTTCACTCGAGATAGTCTAaaaccaaaaaattaaaaatcaactTTTACACATGTTTACTACAATTTTGTAATACCATTAGTCTTAAGGGGATGTAATACCACAAAATCAAACACAACCACTTCACTcggctgatttttttttttcctctcagtTTACTGACGATCAGATTATAAAAAATCAAAAGTCTCCGTGCGTCTTTAGCACAGTATTAAAAcagaaatttcaaatttttgagCAATAAACAGCAAACCAAACCAGTaatatcagttttttttttcccattaaaTCAATGAtatacgaaaaaaaaaatcccaactCCTCTCTTATCAAGTTTTCATCAACTAcctcagaaaaaaaaacaattttgaaGAAAACATTAGGTAGTAAATAAtttcccaaaaataaaaaataaaaaatcctcACGAATGAGGAAAATTTGATCTCTTTAGGGAGAGGAATATCACAATGCAATTAGgcagatacaaaaaaaaaagttagaacaAAATCGAGAGAGTTACATGTAATGATGAGAGATCTGATGAAGGAAACGAGAGGAATATCGACGAGCGAGCTCTTGAAGGAGTATCGATGCAAATGCTCCTTGAAGCCGTAGCACGTGACGCACGTGAAGCTGGATATCAAAACGCAAGGCACCATGATATCCCCTATGGCCACCAGCACCGGCAGCGACGAGACCAGCAGCGACGCCACCATCGCCACCATGAAGAACACCGTCCTCACGCATCTCCGCGCCTTCTCCAGAAACAACCCTCCCTTCGCCGCCATCACCAAAATGATCCCAAGGCTCacggctgctgctgctgctgctgctcacACGCGCACCACAAAAATTCACCAAAACTTACGCTTGATCGGCCGGTCCCGACTTCAGTGAAACCCTAGCCGAGAAGGAAGACGAGGTCGGAAACTGCTGAGGCGGCGGAGGAGGCGATGGCTTTTCCGCCATTCTCCCGGGGGGACAAAACTGTCAAATTCAGAAGGATTGCTCTGGCGCCAGCCAGGCCTCCACCATCACAATAGTAATGGTAAGATTCCCAATTTGGGCTGGGGCTGTGGCTGTGGCTGGTTTAGGGTTCCTGAGCagtgcagagagagagaagagaaagaagagagagaggttttgaaatggaatcaaaggacttcttcttctttgggtgGTTTTTTTGAAACGTCTCTCTCTTGTCgcttctcttctcctctcctcttttcttcttcttcttcttcttcttcttctcccttttttttaataataataataataataataatttttatttttgaatttaatttttttactgGTGGTGGGGTTCTTCGTTTACATCGTTAAATCTGCCTGTATTTTTCAGAATTCTCGTCACGCTAATTGGGAATAATTCAGCCTGTTGCATAACTGGCAGGGTCCcttctatttttcaatttttttttacgaaTTTACCCCTGGCCGTGGCCTGTAATTCACATTTTCGATTGGACCAAACTGCCCTTTCCGTTTTCCTTTTCGAGCTAAAAAGGGTGACGCCGCGCGACCTCACTTACAGAAGGCAAGCAGTGGAAAAGGGTAAGCAAAGAAATAAGCCGGGTAAAATGTTTACTTTAAGTTACCATTTGGtccccaaaaataaaaaattacaactGGATGCTCTATTTGATCATCACATAACAATCGTCATTAACACTATAATTAGGCTAAGCTAAACCTGGACAAAAGCAAATATGTGAACAAAGGCATAAATGTCAACGATTGATACCATTTATCAAATCCTGCTTGCTTATTCCACCTAAAATTATGCATATCGTGATGTATATGCAAATGTATTAGTTATTAAGAAGTATTTTGTAAGTGTAAGGAAAATGTCTACATATTTGAGATCAAAGTACTTAGTTTGTTTGGGTCAAGTTATCCTTgggttttttttaaatttatttatttaatttcctTATTGTTCTTTAGTCCTTTTCTTCTCAGAAAAAGTTAGTACCTATTTTCTTTGtcttaaacaaataaataagtaaTCTTCAAAGTTAGTATGTTGCAGCAGCTTCTTCCTACAAGTTGAGTTATGATGCTAGTTGATCATTTGATTGCACCTCACCTTCACCAGTTATACATCTTCACATTATAAGTGATATGTGATCTTCTAGCTCATCTTGTTGGCATAAATAAAAGTTTAGGATCGTAGTCATCTTGTTatttaaattcaataaattttGGAGTAAGGGTGATTTAAAGGGATTTTTGATAGATCCAATGGGTTAGATTTGGCCTAGATATGAAGTATGGCTCGAATGAAGGTATTAGGTTAGCGCCAATCTTAGAAACGAGCCTCTCCAACTCTAAATTCCTATCATGCCGCTAATGCCAAGGGAACAAAGTCACTtcatgattttttcttttttctttttctaatgaACTTATTTGACAAGTCTAAAGAGATTAGAGGTCACTCGAACGGATATGCATCATTCTGACACTTTGCTTGATATTGTATAGAAAAGTGTTACAATCTACTCAATCTCTTTGGGTATTAAATTCAGCAATCAATCTCATCACTCATTTAGCGATCATTTCCCATCAATCTCACCACCCATTTAGTGATCAATTCCAATCTATCTCACCACCAATTGTATTATATACTATAGTTAAGTACATATTGACATGACCTCATCTCTAAGTATATCTTCCCAGACTTGCCAAACAATTTGTCTACGTCTGCAAGTACAACTTCACAAGCAATCACATCAAATcctaattaaaaacaaaaatacttaaataaataaataaaacccaaaaaaaGTTGAATAATGTAGGGGCAAAATGGGGAAGGAGAAGAATTATTTACAAACGAATGAGCAGTAAAAGTAGCTGAGGTAAGGCGTGAAGCTCAAGAACGTGACCGTTAGGAGCATCGTGGTCGGGACCAGAAATCTAAAAACGCCCACTCGCCTACGCGTCACGTCGTTTTCACTTCCTCAACCTCTGTTGGGACGGTCGGGCCCCCACTTTCCCCCACTGCTGTCCCTCAGCCACGTGGCATTCCAGGAACGCGCGCCCACTCTCTCCCGAGTCCCGCCGGCTCGGTTTGTTTCGGGCCGGGTTTTTCATCGGATTCCCGGACAAGGAGAAAGGGGTTAACGGGCAGAGAGGCAACTGAAATGGGGGTTTGTCTGGTTGCGCTGCACTGTGCACAGCCGCAgccttcacttttttttttcaatctttGTCAACTTGTGGCAGTAGGATTCTTGCATGAAAGTGACCATTTTAttgaccaacaaaaaaaaaaagtgaccatTTTTGAATGGGTGAAGAAACGGAAATTACTTCTGGTTCCATCATTGAAGTTTCATTCCCACCTAACATGGAAAAAGTCCATAAATCAGTAATCTGTACTACCCGTTTGCGCAAtttgcttctttgttttttaCATTGATGATTTGATACTTTTTACCGGGCTGTTTTTTTAAAGTAGAATGATTTGGATTTCGTTTAAAGAACACTCTTTCAAGGGATATAATTTTTTGGCGATCTGATCCGATCCGATCCAAAGGGTATTGGTGAAGGCAATTTTTTATCTGATTTAAAGGTGGTGAGGAAAAGGAAAATTCCTTAAGGGGTCTAGAGAGTGAGGGGAAAAAAAGAGACCAAGTCAAGAAAGTCGAGAAGCTACCTTAAATAGATTAAATCAAAAGGTAACTAAGTTCTTTATCTCGCTAACCATCACACGTGGTCGAGTTAGTAAGAGTCTTCAAGTGTAAAACTCCAGCACCAGGGTTTGAATCTCGTTAATGCTGATTGAAGTTAAATGTTAATATATTCTTGGTAGTCGGGGGGGTTGTGGGAGGAAGTTTTTCTAACATAATCTCTCTACACAGATTAGTCTCTGAGTCTATGAAGTTTTTGAGGAACCGTGTGATCTcatttaagaaaagaaaataaatttttttttatctcgcTTATAGAAAAAGAATTCTTGAATCTTTCGTTGATCATAATGATTGCAGAGCAAAGaattttgttttattaattttagCTGATAGGTGTATATGGAAATCGTTTCCTAACAACAAGATTCAAAAGAACCCTGCCCATGTTTCAAACATGTTATCAATAGTTTGATCTCGGAATTggacaaaacaaaaatcacagaaACTGAAAAACCTAACCAACTCACTGTATAGTTATGAGAAGGGTtgaaatgtagttttttttttgtttttttttccaagagatgtctTTATAGTagttaaaacaaaatcaatatctGCCCGAATAGAAATTTTCAAAGTACCAAAACAAAAGATTTTCAATGGAAGGACAAAAGACTATGGGAAATTTAAAACACAGGACTGGCATTAGATCTCAAAACTGACaaagaaatttttgaaatttggatTCATATATGATGTGAAAACAAGAAAGTGAAACAGAATACAAGGATTAAATATTGACCTAAGCCACCCCCACAACAAACCTTGTCTATATATATTTGCATCTTTGACTTTGCAAAATCTCACAGCTGCAATGCCGGTCAAAGCTCGATTCCATAAGCTGGGAATGTGCTCATAGAGAACCAAATGATTTATTAGTATCATGCTATAATTAGTTAATCCTAATCATATATTATCAATTATTTTTTGTGTACAAGGTACGGCAAAATAGAGGTCTGCTCACTTATGAGTTAAGGAACAATTTTTGAGAGACTGAAAATAAATGAATCTAATAAGTGAAAATAGATTCACAGTTTTAATTTATTATCATTTCATATTCTAAATTTTATACATGGGGTTGATATATACTTGTTtctcataatttttttaaattaaatcttAAACCGAACACGACTAGGGCATAATATATAGTTTTCTTGTTATAGGGGTTTATAATGAAAAGGGAGGCTTGGATACAGCAGGTAAGTATGAAAAGCTGTCATATATTGGAAAGAAATTAAGAACAAAAATGATCCAATCATATTGAACTAGAAAGGAGAAGATTCAAGTTAGTATTATTGTAAATGGTGAAATGGTCCGACTGTTCCAAGTTGGAATGCACGAAGACATCCATATATATTCTTATGGAAAAAGCTCATGTATGATTTGGGTATTTTTAAAGACAACCACTCATTCAATTATATATTGAATAACCCCTAAAAAGTGAAACCTTATACTCATTGTTctatttgaatatttgaattcCAAGAGCATGATGGAAGGAATCTATATTCACAAATTAGTTGGGAGGACCAGAGAGGACAAAGGATGAGAAGAAATTTTTAAAACTAACAAAGCGCGAATACTGAATGATAAAGAATATGATATATAACTTCCGCAGTTTTTAATTAAGATTGTGATGGATTAAGATCGAATATAAAGTATCCCTCCACACTCATGAATGAGTTTGATTCTTACTCTCTCTTATTTGATGAGCAATTCAAAAGGAGTTTATTCTTAACTAATACACCCCATAAAAAAGAGACATTATGtacacataaaataaaataaaaatctactTCAGTCATTGTGAACGATGAAgcatacaaattttttttgacGCAACTACTCTATATGTTTCATAGTTGTTTTTCAACTACATCTTGGTTTGATGATGTCCAATATTATTCGGGATGTTTTGTTAGAGGCATAACTATTATTTGCTAAAATTCTTAGCAAAGGTTTATCCATGGCGGGAAGACTTTCACTCTCAATTGTACAATCCAcactttatgttttattttttaatatcttaagttttgtctttttgtagtgtggattgtaaaacaAATGGTATTAAGATACTAAAAAAAACATTGTGTAGATTGTAAAATAgaaagtgtgaatttcacttctCAATTCTTAATTATGTGTAATTCCTtatgaaagaaaagaattatGTGTGGATATTCTGTTTTTGGGCCAGATAGTTTATTTTTGAGGAGTCTAAAGAAATGAATCTTTTCTCCCTAGATTGGACATGAAACGGGGACATAAAAGGCAGACGCAAAATGTGCCACCAAGGCAGACGTGGACATGAAAATGGGACATAAAGGCAAATTCAAAAGCAATGAAATTTGAGTCATCTTGTCACAACCAAATAAGGTGCTTAGTGTTTTGTATGGACCTCTACATCACTTTCCGACCAGATAAACAGACCTAAAATTACAtaggaaaggaaagaatcaaTTTCTCATTCTCTTCTTCCAGAAGAAAAATGGTATTGAGGAAGAGAAACATTCTGACATATTCATTCAATACTTTCCTCTCTTGTCCCAACCAGGCTAGCTACTAACTTACCAAGTATTATTCATGTGGACCAGTTCTACCTGTCAATCTTTCACCTATAGAAAAGAGGTCTAAGTTTATAGCTTAGGTATAAAATTGAGTACTGTGCAGTCTAACGAACCATTTGAAACCAACCTACAATTTGTGGTGGCTGTACTGTTAAGATATCTTGGCAGTTCTTGGATTATCCTTCTTTGTGTATTatcatcttttttttaattactgtaatttcattaaaaaattaTTGACATCATAGTGAGAATTTACAATTTTACATGCACCGGTCGAGGTTTATATTATCTATCACCACATATGTTTCTCACATATACAGGTTGAGAAGTAATCCCTAACAATCATTCGGCATCTTGAATTCTTTCATATAAGGAATGCTAGATATTCCTTAATTATTCATACGACCCATATATATATCACTTATTACTACATAGGCATTTTGGTACCGGTGCATTTCAAGCAAGTTGAAGAAATGAATCATGAATGGCTTGAATTACATGTAAGTTCTCTATCACCTTGATTTGAAATGCATGCACTAATAATGGTGTCAAAAATTCAtactttgatttgatttgatgaaattaataTGATAATTTGTTGCTGGTCATCGACATGTTCATTAGATTCTTAAGATTTTAGTCATTTTCTTGTTTGACTATTGGGCCATTTCAGTGTCAAAATCTCAAGGCTTTATTACAAAATTAAAGCATCCTAATGGACACACTGAACGGCTAAGAACAAAGGAGCAATATCTCGTATGGATATGAATTAATTGAAGATTGATGGCTTGTTGAGTTGGGGAAATAGAAGATGAGGTAGGTAGCTGACTAGCTTCTAATAAATTCCTACTTTAGTACATACACTTGCTTAATTATTTTAACATTCTAAATTGGTGGCTCAATTCTTGATTTTACATAATTCtaacctaatttttttttatcctcGCTCGCTACTTGGGTTAATCCTGCTACCTGCAATCTTGAATCTTTTTGTTCTATTTATGGAAATTGC is a window from the Rosa chinensis cultivar Old Blush chromosome 2, RchiOBHm-V2, whole genome shotgun sequence genome containing:
- the LOC112187014 gene encoding uncharacterized protein LOC112187014; protein product: MAAKGGLFLEKARRCVRTVFFMVAMVASLLVSSLPVLVAIGDIMVPCVLISSFTCVTCYGFKEHLHRYSFKSSLVDIPLVSFIRSLIITCVYSMCDGPSLSHGPYLGTVTLCSFTSILVLSVKVCVFTVNSQIEAEASSSLSRQKLHLKKSWGMPVLFLSSVVFALGHTVVAYRTSCRARRKLLFHRVDPEAVLSCKNVFSGYQKVPRSPTPSGGKTPKSDSEMRRKPFATAREEGELPVRVVADIDSLFITCQGLTLHYKISLPGSPPRSLSSVAFLESNLSCSSPKTAMGRPKLDRHPLSSLSKGQNHLHRSYSNQFHGSSLYIPLLDGSTASPALSEEIPVLRLADAGEEDEGGKLNSRNPNKDMEGSGQFGIVLVHGFGGGVFSWRHVMGTLARQVGCTVAAFDRPGWGLTSRLRQEDWEDKEMPNPYKLESQVDLLLSFCSEMGFSSVVLIGHDDGGLLALMAAQKVQASSNSFNVTIKGVVLLNVSLSREVVPAFARILLRTALGKKHLVRPLLRTEITQVVNRRAWYDATKLTTDVLSLYKAPLCVEGWDEALHEIGRLSHETFLSPKNAESLLKAVEEMPVLVIAGAEDALVSLKSSQAMASKLVNSRLVAISGCGHLPHEECPKALLAAVSPFLSRLLVKQDLHSQ